From the genome of Symphalangus syndactylus isolate Jambi chromosome 7, NHGRI_mSymSyn1-v2.1_pri, whole genome shotgun sequence, one region includes:
- the TLX3 gene encoding T-cell leukemia homeobox protein 3, whose protein sequence is MEAPASAQTPHPHEPISFGIDQILNSPDQDSAPAPRGPDGASYLGGPPGGRPGATYPSLPASFAGLGAPFEDAGSYSVNLSLAPAGVIRVPAHRPLPGAVPPPLPSALPAMPSVPTVSSLGGLNFPWMESSRRFVKDRFTAAAALTPFTVTRRIGHPYQNRTPPKRKKPRTSFSRVQICELEKRFHRQKYLASAERAALAKSLKMTDAQVKTWFQNRRTKWRRQTAEEREAERQQASRLMLQLQHDAFQKSLNDSIQPDPLCLHNSSLFALQNLQPWEEDSSKVPAVTSLV, encoded by the exons ATGGAGGCGCCCGCCAGCGCGCAGACCCCGCACCCGCACGAGCCCATCAGCTTCGGCATCGACCAGATCCTTAACAGCCCGGACCAGGACAGCGCACCCGCCCCGCGGGGCCCCGACGGcgccagctacctgggagggcCCCCCGGGGGCCGTCCGGGCGCCACATACCCGTCTCTGCCCGCCTCCTTTGCGGGCCTCGGCGCGCCCTTCGAGGACGCGGGATCTTACAGTGTCAACCTGAGCCTAGCGCCCGCAGGCGTGATCCGGGTGCCGGCGCACAGGCCGCTGCCCGGGGCCGTGCCACCGCCTCTGCCAAGCGCGCTACCCGCCATGCCCTCCGTGCCCAcggtctccagcctgggcggcctCAATTTCCCCTGGATGGAGAGCAGCCGCCGCTTCGTGAAAGACCGCTTCACAG CTGCGGCCGCACTCACTCCCTTCACCGTGACCCGGCGCATCGGCCACCCCTACCAGAACCGGACACCGCCCAAGCGTAAGAAGCCTCGCACGTCCTTTTCCCGGGTGCAGATCTGCGAGCTGGAAAAGCGCTTCCATCGCCAGAAGTACCTGGCCTCTGCCGAGAGGGCGGCGCTCGCCAAGTCCCTCAAAATGACGGACGCGCAGGTCAAGACCTGGTTCCAAAACCGGAGGACCAAGTGGCG GCGGCAGACGGCGGAGGAGCGGGAGGCGGAGCGGCAGCAGGCGAGCCGGCTCATGCTGCAGCTGCAACACGACGCCTTCCAAAAGAGCCTCAACGACTCCATCCAGCCCGACCCGCTCTGTCTGCACAACTCATCACTCTTTGCTCTGCAGAATCTGCAGCCCTGGGAAGAGGATAGTTCCAAGGTTCCCGCTGTCACCTCCCTGGTGTGA